From the Bdellovibrio reynosensis genome, one window contains:
- a CDS encoding aldo/keto reductase family protein, with translation MFHPNMPYRSLGKCGLKLSSYALGGWTTFGGTVKDFTSVRSILRLAYENGINFFDIADIYAKGESERIMGSALKDFPRHELVISSKVFWPMSDDINDKGLSRKHVLESVNKSLQRIGTDYLDIYYCHRYDPETPVEETVRIMDDLIHHGKILYWGTSEWTGEQIQEAMDICDRWGYYRPQVEQPQFSLLARQAFETDVQPKALEHGMGLTTWSPLASGMLTGKYDQGVTDGRLSRIDWLKEKFYTNENISRVIDFKKIADELGCSRTQLALAWANAQPGVSSVILGATSIEQLQENLGSLKISLSAEMNEKIKKLFSYS, from the coding sequence ATGTTTCATCCCAACATGCCGTATCGCAGTCTTGGAAAATGCGGACTTAAACTAAGTTCGTATGCACTTGGCGGATGGACTACGTTTGGTGGGACCGTTAAAGATTTCACTTCAGTTCGCAGCATCCTGCGGCTTGCCTACGAAAACGGAATTAACTTTTTTGATATAGCCGACATTTATGCCAAAGGTGAATCCGAACGCATCATGGGTTCTGCCTTAAAAGATTTCCCCCGCCATGAACTTGTGATCTCTTCAAAAGTTTTCTGGCCGATGAGCGACGACATCAATGACAAAGGCCTTTCCCGCAAACATGTTTTGGAATCCGTGAATAAAAGTCTGCAAAGAATCGGCACTGATTATCTAGATATTTATTATTGTCATCGTTATGATCCTGAAACTCCGGTCGAAGAAACTGTGCGTATTATGGATGACCTTATTCACCACGGAAAAATTCTTTACTGGGGAACCAGCGAATGGACCGGAGAGCAAATTCAAGAAGCCATGGATATTTGCGATCGCTGGGGTTATTACAGACCTCAAGTAGAACAGCCGCAGTTCAGTCTTTTAGCTCGTCAGGCTTTCGAAACAGATGTTCAGCCCAAAGCGCTGGAACACGGCATGGGTTTAACAACTTGGTCCCCGCTTGCTTCAGGAATGCTTACTGGTAAATACGATCAAGGGGTCACCGATGGCCGCCTTTCGCGAATCGATTGGCTAAAAGAAAAGTTCTATACGAATGAAAATATCAGTCGCGTGATTGATTTCAAAAAAATAGCTGATGAATTGGGATGCTCGCGCACTCAATTAGCTCTTGCATGGGCAAATGCGCAACCTGGTGTATCCAGCGTGATCTTAGGAGCCACCAGCATCGAACAACTTCAAGAGAACCTGGGTTCATTGAAAATTTCTTTATCGGCAGAGATGAATGAAAAGATCAAAAAGCTTTTTTCTTATAGCTAA
- the ung gene encoding uracil-DNA glycosylase — MAYINIDSHLDNSWKKRLHGEFATEKMQKLKTFLATEYKAGKIIYPQNDEYFAALNLTPFDRVKVVVVGQDPYHGPGQAHGLSFSVRDGVRFPPSLQNIFKELRSDLGIELPQSGSLVKWAKQGVLLLNAVLTVEDGKAAAHQGKGWEEFTDKIIHALNEEREHVVFILWGAYAQKKGSFIDRNRHLVIETVHPSPLSAHRGFFGTKPFSKTNDYLRSHGIQAIDWDLNS, encoded by the coding sequence ATGGCTTATATTAATATTGATTCCCACTTAGATAATTCCTGGAAAAAACGTCTGCACGGTGAGTTCGCAACCGAGAAAATGCAGAAGCTAAAAACTTTTTTAGCGACGGAATATAAAGCCGGAAAAATTATTTATCCGCAAAATGATGAGTATTTTGCAGCTTTGAATTTAACTCCTTTCGACAGAGTGAAAGTGGTCGTCGTAGGACAAGATCCTTATCATGGCCCGGGACAAGCCCATGGACTTTCTTTTTCGGTGCGTGATGGAGTTCGTTTTCCCCCGTCCTTACAGAATATCTTTAAAGAACTTCGTAGTGACTTAGGAATCGAACTTCCACAAAGTGGTTCATTAGTAAAATGGGCTAAGCAAGGTGTGCTGCTGTTGAATGCGGTGCTTACTGTAGAGGATGGGAAAGCTGCGGCTCATCAAGGTAAGGGTTGGGAAGAGTTCACGGATAAAATCATTCACGCCTTAAATGAAGAGCGCGAACATGTTGTTTTCATTCTGTGGGGAGCCTACGCGCAAAAAAAGGGTTCTTTCATTGATCGGAACAGGCATTTGGTGATTGAAACTGTGCATCCTTCGCCTTTATCGGCGCACCGTGGATTTTTCGGAACAAAACCTTTTTCAAAAACCAATGATTACCTGCGCAGTCACGGGATTCAGGCCATCGACTGGGATTTAAATTCTTGA
- a CDS encoding sll1863 family stress response protein, with amino-acid sequence MKAFILFISLTFSFSALATTKEEVSEKTKAAAIAAADYSVEQKEQFQKDMEVKLQDLKSEIADLKKSASEKSGKVKAGMKEKIAALESKQDEMKKDLAKLKKSSGKAWTEMKSGMNAAWDSLSKSYAKAKSEFSESK; translated from the coding sequence ATGAAAGCATTCATCCTTTTTATTTCACTTACTTTTTCTTTTTCAGCCTTAGCTACAACTAAAGAAGAGGTCTCTGAAAAAACCAAGGCTGCAGCCATTGCAGCTGCTGATTATTCTGTTGAACAAAAAGAACAATTTCAAAAAGACATGGAAGTGAAACTTCAAGATCTGAAATCTGAAATTGCCGACTTGAAAAAATCAGCAAGCGAAAAATCGGGCAAGGTAAAAGCAGGTATGAAAGAAAAAATCGCTGCTTTAGAATCAAAACAAGACGAGATGAAAAAAGATTTAGCTAAACTTAAAAAAAGTTCTGGCAAAGCATGGACTGAGATGAAGTCTGGAATGAATGCCGCTTGGGATTCTTTATCTAAATCCTACGCTAAAGCGAAATCTGAATTTAGCGAGTCGAAATAA
- a CDS encoding 3-dehydroquinate synthase encodes MKSSLVFAHNFPKAKDIGDEVLVIYDQILAKRSKDFQKWIQSFPLSYPVSAGEELKSVAAFPKHISSIVKICENASSRKLKVLAIGGGSVGDFAGFVASILKRGVGLVHMPSTWLAAIDSAHGGKTALNVGGAKNQIGTFYPAEKIFLVKKLLLAQPAVRSFEGFGELLKISIIQGGVLWKQLSQNREITHDVLWKHLKAAIEAKNRVVQKDPEEKSGHRHLLNLGHTVGHVFEADGQIPHGVAINYGLSFALQWSLEKKIMSQSVYNKMMSAAVMGYLLSPHRDQLISTSPSKIKKYRSLLLSDKKKTQTETVRFIFVKAPGQCVIQEVGVDDILNEMCRQAEEEDIDG; translated from the coding sequence ATGAAAAGTTCGCTGGTATTTGCCCACAATTTTCCTAAAGCGAAAGATATCGGCGACGAAGTCTTAGTTATCTATGATCAGATTTTAGCAAAACGTTCTAAAGACTTTCAAAAATGGATTCAGTCTTTTCCGCTTAGCTATCCAGTCAGTGCCGGTGAAGAATTAAAATCCGTAGCAGCTTTTCCGAAGCATATTTCTAGTATCGTCAAGATTTGCGAAAATGCTTCTTCAAGAAAATTGAAGGTGCTAGCTATCGGCGGCGGCAGCGTCGGCGATTTTGCCGGTTTTGTAGCAAGCATCCTTAAACGCGGTGTTGGCTTGGTCCACATGCCCAGCACCTGGCTTGCTGCAATTGATTCAGCCCACGGGGGTAAGACCGCTTTGAATGTTGGGGGCGCTAAAAATCAGATTGGTACTTTTTATCCTGCTGAAAAAATCTTTTTAGTTAAAAAACTATTGTTAGCCCAACCGGCGGTGCGAAGTTTTGAAGGCTTTGGCGAGCTTTTAAAGATCTCAATTATTCAAGGTGGCGTTTTGTGGAAGCAGTTGTCACAGAACCGAGAGATCACTCACGACGTTCTTTGGAAGCACTTAAAGGCAGCGATTGAAGCGAAAAACAGAGTCGTACAAAAAGACCCTGAAGAAAAATCAGGGCATCGTCACCTTTTGAACTTGGGTCATACAGTAGGACATGTTTTTGAGGCGGATGGCCAGATTCCCCATGGCGTGGCCATTAACTATGGACTTTCTTTCGCGCTTCAATGGAGCCTAGAAAAGAAAATAATGTCTCAGTCAGTTTACAACAAAATGATGTCAGCTGCTGTAATGGGTTATTTGCTTTCCCCACATCGTGACCAGTTGATTTCAACCAGTCCTTCTAAAATTAAAAAATATCGAAGTCTATTGCTAAGCGATAAAAAGAAAACCCAAACGGAAACGGTTCGTTTTATTTTTGTCAAAGCCCCGGGCCAATGTGTGATCCAAGAAGTGGGCGTTGATGATATCTTAAATGAAATGTGCCGCCAGGCTGAAGAAGAAGACATCGATGGCTGA
- a CDS encoding 3-phosphoshikimate 1-carboxyvinyltransferase, whose product MADLHFQGTIPGSKSVFNRALIVQSYFPDFVIEGESECDDVRFMREGLKMISTKSHVECGEGGTTFRFMSLRFAREKGEHHLHAETRLLQRPQKGLLDLIKQLGVEAYIQGQALVINGDGWLKPAKPLQVDISESSQYASALILNAWNLPFDLHFDLVGAKVSESYFLLTMEMLKSFGMQFVKTENGYLIPANQNLKIKNFRVESDLSSAFTMAAAGALNGEVILENFPLKSAQPDLVFLEIFKQMNVPLKVDGSNLIITHAQDLKKAEVNLAESPDLFPVLAVLCSWADGESKLFGAPHLVKKESNRISKISDLFNLLEIAHTVLPDGMIIQGNPRQLLKKRVTFNPDKDHRMVMAATLMRLKGHEIKIEEPEVINKSFPEFWQMIGIKP is encoded by the coding sequence ATGGCTGATTTGCATTTTCAAGGCACCATTCCAGGTTCAAAATCGGTCTTTAATCGCGCGCTGATAGTGCAAAGTTATTTTCCAGATTTCGTTATTGAGGGTGAGTCTGAATGCGATGATGTTCGTTTCATGCGCGAAGGCCTTAAAATGATTTCCACAAAAAGCCACGTTGAATGCGGTGAAGGTGGAACAACTTTTCGGTTTATGAGCCTTCGCTTTGCCCGCGAAAAGGGGGAACACCATCTTCATGCAGAAACAAGGCTGCTACAAAGACCCCAGAAAGGTCTTTTAGATTTGATTAAGCAGTTGGGAGTTGAGGCTTATATTCAAGGCCAAGCGCTGGTAATAAACGGCGATGGTTGGCTGAAGCCAGCAAAGCCTTTGCAAGTAGATATTTCAGAATCAAGCCAATATGCCTCGGCATTAATTCTAAATGCCTGGAATCTTCCCTTTGATCTGCATTTTGATTTGGTGGGGGCTAAGGTTTCTGAATCCTATTTTCTTTTAACGATGGAAATGCTGAAAAGTTTTGGCATGCAATTCGTTAAAACTGAAAATGGATATTTAATTCCGGCAAATCAAAATTTAAAAATCAAAAACTTCCGCGTAGAATCTGATTTAAGTTCAGCCTTTACTATGGCAGCGGCAGGGGCCTTAAACGGCGAAGTTATTTTAGAAAACTTTCCGCTTAAAAGTGCGCAACCGGATCTAGTGTTTCTAGAAATCTTTAAGCAAATGAACGTGCCGCTAAAAGTAGATGGTTCAAACCTTATTATCACCCACGCTCAGGATTTAAAAAAAGCGGAAGTCAATTTAGCTGAGTCCCCAGATTTGTTCCCAGTTTTAGCAGTTCTTTGCAGCTGGGCTGATGGGGAATCCAAATTATTTGGGGCACCTCACTTGGTAAAAAAAGAATCCAACCGTATTAGTAAAATTTCAGATCTTTTTAACCTTCTTGAAATTGCACACACGGTTTTACCTGATGGCATGATCATTCAGGGCAATCCCCGCCAACTTCTTAAAAAGCGTGTGACGTTTAATCCCGATAAAGATCACCGCATGGTCATGGCAGCTACACTTATGCGTTTGAAGGGTCATGAAATTAAGATTGAAGAGCCTGAAGTTATCAACAAAAGTTTCCCAGAGTTTTGGCAGATGATAGGAATCAAACCATGA
- a CDS encoding shikimate kinase: MITAVVGHRGTGKSELMKRLQIYLRDQNVDFVDLDEEIEKKIGKSIGDLFFDHGEDYFRELERQLFLETLQKPQKDMYLVLGAGFDLSVIPESVRVLWVKRITDLDGRIFLNRPRLNPEVSPIEEYQKRGVIREEKYKNRADEVYLMPEGIFENHHHAMTVEKSVLTHTYLNVGGAITVLSEHILNEHRWQLFKNRFANKGISYFELRDDLLSPEQIQKALTELPGEEFIYSFRLPLEGSFPTSTEILQKAKWVDWAWELGKPDELLKLIPAEKVILSLHDGRQFYEWSGYESKIGHLKFAPEVNSYSELLSGHQWQKENDKKRSYLPRSKEGRWEWYRLLQKGHQEINFWREGDGTASDQPSLWKWLANPELKNKFAAVLGDPVRHSYTPVEQSDFFNRKNVPVYAVSIRRDEWDEAFPILTKLGLGYAAVTAPHKEHAAEVVTEKNLQAINTLFFDETSKTWKGTSTDEQGFFELIEGVGMIAPLQKHIFVWGGGGTLEMIKKAIPHATYFSSRSGKPRDESFEVPESPKVLVWAAPRSIETLMPPLEWKPAMVFDLNYKEDSPGREYAQLCAANYQSGLTMFTAQAQGQRTFWKKCEE; this comes from the coding sequence ATGATTACAGCAGTTGTTGGTCACCGCGGTACCGGTAAGTCTGAGTTGATGAAGCGTCTGCAAATCTATCTGCGCGATCAAAACGTCGATTTTGTTGATTTAGATGAAGAGATTGAAAAAAAGATTGGTAAAAGCATTGGTGATCTTTTTTTTGATCATGGCGAAGATTATTTTCGTGAATTAGAAAGACAGCTTTTTTTAGAAACCCTGCAGAAGCCACAAAAGGATATGTATTTAGTATTGGGGGCAGGATTTGATCTTTCTGTTATTCCTGAATCCGTAAGAGTTTTATGGGTAAAAAGAATCACGGATCTTGATGGACGTATTTTTTTAAATAGGCCTCGCCTAAATCCTGAGGTTTCACCGATTGAAGAATATCAAAAACGCGGTGTCATCCGTGAAGAAAAATACAAAAACCGAGCCGATGAAGTCTACCTTATGCCTGAAGGTATTTTTGAAAATCATCACCATGCGATGACTGTTGAAAAGTCCGTTCTGACCCATACGTATTTAAATGTGGGTGGAGCGATCACAGTTTTATCAGAACACATTCTTAATGAACATCGCTGGCAGTTGTTCAAAAACCGTTTTGCAAATAAAGGTATTAGTTACTTTGAACTGCGTGATGATTTATTAAGTCCTGAGCAGATCCAAAAAGCTCTAACAGAACTTCCTGGCGAAGAATTCATTTATTCTTTTCGTTTGCCGTTGGAAGGTTCCTTCCCAACTAGCACTGAAATTTTACAAAAAGCAAAATGGGTGGATTGGGCGTGGGAGCTGGGGAAACCTGACGAGCTTTTAAAACTTATCCCGGCAGAAAAAGTAATCTTATCTTTGCATGATGGCCGTCAGTTTTACGAATGGTCAGGATACGAATCTAAGATAGGTCATCTTAAGTTTGCTCCGGAAGTGAATTCTTATTCCGAATTATTGTCAGGACACCAATGGCAAAAAGAAAACGATAAAAAGCGCAGTTACCTGCCACGATCCAAAGAAGGTCGGTGGGAATGGTATCGCTTATTGCAAAAAGGCCACCAGGAAATAAATTTCTGGAGAGAAGGTGATGGCACCGCTTCAGACCAGCCTTCACTGTGGAAGTGGTTAGCTAATCCTGAACTTAAAAACAAGTTTGCAGCAGTCCTGGGTGATCCTGTTCGCCATAGCTATACGCCGGTTGAACAATCCGATTTTTTTAATCGTAAAAATGTTCCTGTTTATGCTGTTTCGATTCGCAGGGATGAATGGGATGAGGCTTTTCCGATTTTAACAAAATTGGGATTAGGCTATGCTGCAGTGACAGCTCCACATAAAGAGCATGCAGCTGAGGTCGTCACTGAAAAAAATTTGCAAGCGATAAACACATTATTTTTCGATGAAACTTCGAAAACGTGGAAGGGCACTTCCACGGATGAACAGGGGTTCTTTGAGTTGATCGAAGGTGTCGGCATGATTGCCCCGCTGCAAAAGCATATCTTTGTTTGGGGCGGTGGTGGAACTTTAGAGATGATCAAGAAAGCCATTCCACACGCGACTTATTTTTCTTCACGCAGTGGAAAGCCCCGGGATGAATCTTTTGAAGTTCCTGAAAGTCCAAAAGTACTTGTTTGGGCCGCGCCACGATCCATTGAAACTTTAATGCCTCCACTAGAATGGAAACCAGCAATGGTGTTTGATTTGAATTATAAAGAAGATTCCCCAGGCAGGGAATACGCGCAACTGTGCGCTGCTAATTACCAATCCGGTTTAACCATGTTTACCGCTCAAGCACAGGGGCAAAGAACTTTCTGGAAGAAGTGTGAGGAATAG
- the aroC gene encoding chorismate synthase — protein sequence MGANTFGSRFTLTSFGESHGTALGVVIDGCPAGVSFDEMILTKELERRRPGHHGSGQIVSGRQEADQAEILSGIFEGKTLGTPIAMIVRNQDARSQDYTQIKQQSRAGHADDMWKQKFGHSDHRGGGRSSGRETVSRVMAGAVAQMMLKQVCAPMKVIGYASQIGPLTLTAEEKAQVINKDIDSFQARFPSKNDQAVADLLKKAQEEGDSHGGVAEILITNPPAFLGQPVFHKLKSDLAQAFLSVGATNGFELGLGFESSSIKGTDFHGTREQSQYGGIRGGISTGENILLRVSFKPTSSILDVAKKGRHDPCIVTRAIPVLEAMTYLVLADHYLWSRTDRI from the coding sequence ATGGGTGCAAATACTTTTGGATCTCGATTCACTTTAACTAGTTTTGGTGAAAGCCATGGCACCGCTTTAGGAGTAGTGATTGATGGATGCCCTGCCGGAGTCAGCTTTGATGAAATGATTCTGACAAAGGAACTTGAACGCCGTCGTCCAGGTCATCATGGTTCAGGTCAGATCGTTTCAGGTCGTCAAGAGGCTGATCAGGCAGAAATTCTTAGCGGCATTTTTGAAGGAAAAACTTTGGGCACGCCCATTGCGATGATTGTAAGAAATCAAGATGCACGTTCACAAGATTATACTCAAATTAAACAACAATCCCGGGCAGGTCATGCTGATGATATGTGGAAGCAGAAATTTGGTCACAGTGATCATCGTGGGGGTGGTCGTTCTTCAGGTCGGGAAACTGTCAGTCGTGTGATGGCAGGTGCTGTCGCACAAATGATGCTTAAGCAGGTTTGTGCGCCCATGAAAGTCATAGGTTATGCTTCCCAGATTGGGCCTCTGACGTTGACAGCTGAAGAAAAAGCCCAGGTTATAAATAAAGATATCGATTCATTTCAGGCGCGCTTCCCCTCTAAAAATGATCAAGCAGTCGCCGATCTTTTAAAGAAGGCCCAAGAAGAGGGTGATAGTCACGGGGGTGTGGCAGAAATTCTGATCACCAATCCCCCTGCATTTTTAGGGCAGCCTGTTTTTCACAAACTTAAAAGTGATTTGGCGCAAGCTTTTCTTTCCGTGGGTGCGACGAATGGTTTTGAATTAGGCTTGGGTTTTGAGTCTTCAAGTATTAAAGGCACTGATTTTCATGGCACCCGGGAACAAAGCCAGTACGGTGGCATTCGCGGGGGAATTTCGACGGGTGAAAATATTCTTTTACGAGTTTCTTTTAAACCGACCAGCTCAATTTTAGATGTAGCAAAAAAGGGGCGTCATGATCCTTGTATTGTGACTCGCGCTATTCCGGTGCTAGAGGCCATGACGTATCTGGTGTTGGCAGATCATTACTTATGGTCTAGAACCGATAGAATCTGA
- a CDS encoding 1,4-dihydroxy-2-naphthoyl-CoA synthase, with translation MVSDIFNPEWWTEVPGFKFQDITYHRAKDQGTVRIAFNRPEVRNAFRPQTVDELYTALEHARISADVGVVLITGNGPSPKDGGWAFCSGGDQRIRGKDGYKYEEKEAQGKMDLARLGRLHILEVQRLIRFMPKIVVAVVPGWAVGGGHSLHVVCDLTLASQEHAIFKQTDPDVASFDSGYGSAYLARMVGQKRAREIFFLGRNYSAQEAFDMGMVNAVIPHKDLEKVALEWAYEMNSKSPTAMRMLKYGFNLCDDGLVGQQLFAGEATRLAYGTEEAVEGRNSFVEKRDKDFSKFPWHY, from the coding sequence ATGGTTTCTGATATTTTTAATCCTGAGTGGTGGACAGAAGTTCCTGGTTTTAAGTTTCAAGATATTACTTATCACCGCGCCAAAGATCAGGGAACTGTGCGCATCGCCTTTAACCGTCCTGAAGTACGTAATGCCTTTCGCCCACAAACAGTCGATGAACTTTACACGGCATTAGAACATGCTCGAATTTCTGCGGATGTGGGTGTCGTTTTAATTACGGGCAATGGTCCTTCACCGAAAGACGGTGGCTGGGCTTTCTGTTCTGGCGGCGATCAACGTATTCGCGGTAAAGACGGTTACAAGTACGAAGAAAAAGAAGCTCAAGGTAAAATGGACCTAGCTCGTTTAGGTCGTTTGCATATTCTAGAAGTACAGCGCTTGATTCGCTTCATGCCTAAAATCGTTGTAGCAGTTGTGCCAGGATGGGCTGTCGGTGGTGGTCATTCACTGCACGTGGTTTGTGATCTTACTTTAGCAAGTCAGGAGCACGCGATCTTTAAACAAACAGATCCAGACGTAGCAAGTTTTGATAGTGGCTACGGTTCAGCTTATCTAGCTCGCATGGTTGGACAAAAAAGAGCGCGCGAAATCTTTTTCTTAGGCAGAAATTATTCGGCTCAAGAAGCTTTCGATATGGGCATGGTGAACGCCGTGATCCCGCACAAAGATTTAGAAAAAGTAGCGCTTGAGTGGGCTTATGAAATGAATTCGAAATCTCCGACAGCAATGCGCATGTTGAAATATGGCTTCAACCTTTGTGACGATGGATTGGTAGGACAGCAGCTTTTTGCGGGCGAAGCGACTCGTTTAGCTTACGGAACCGAAGAAGCTGTAGAAGGTCGAAATTCTTTTGTTGAAAAGCGCGACAAAGATTTTTCTAAGTTTCCTTGGCATTATTAA
- the ubiE gene encoding bifunctional demethylmenaquinone methyltransferase/2-methoxy-6-polyprenyl-1,4-benzoquinol methylase UbiE, translating into MQTKHSPNPEVIRSMFSKVAANYDKGNNVLSMGIHHLWRKKLVKYSGVSNGQKVLDCATGTGDLAIEFKQTVGASGEVVGTDFCAEMLIPAPGKAKARGLEIQFEQADVTQLQYADNSFDVSSISFGIRNVGNPVKGLSEMARVTKPGGKVMVLEFGQVNIPVFGALYNFYSQNILPKIGGLVTGQKEAYEYLQKSSAAFPCKEGFVEMMKETGAFSTCEYITLTGGIAYIYKGTVK; encoded by the coding sequence ATGCAAACTAAACATTCTCCGAATCCAGAAGTGATCCGCAGCATGTTTTCTAAAGTGGCTGCAAACTACGACAAAGGGAACAACGTTTTGTCGATGGGTATCCACCACCTTTGGAGAAAAAAATTAGTTAAGTACAGTGGCGTTTCAAACGGTCAAAAAGTTTTGGACTGCGCAACTGGCACTGGTGACTTAGCGATTGAATTTAAACAAACAGTGGGTGCCTCTGGCGAAGTGGTCGGTACTGACTTCTGCGCTGAGATGTTAATTCCAGCCCCAGGTAAAGCGAAAGCTCGCGGTTTAGAGATTCAGTTTGAACAAGCTGACGTCACTCAATTGCAATATGCTGATAACAGCTTTGATGTTTCTAGCATCTCTTTTGGTATCCGCAATGTTGGCAACCCTGTGAAGGGTCTTAGCGAAATGGCGCGCGTGACCAAGCCAGGTGGCAAAGTCATGGTGCTTGAATTTGGCCAAGTGAACATTCCGGTTTTTGGTGCCCTTTACAATTTCTATTCGCAAAATATCTTGCCTAAAATTGGTGGTCTTGTGACTGGCCAAAAAGAAGCCTACGAGTATTTGCAAAAATCTTCTGCAGCATTTCCGTGTAAAGAAGGTTTCGTAGAAATGATGAAAGAAACTGGCGCTTTTTCTACTTGCGAATACATCACATTAACTGGTGGTATTGCTTACATCTATAAAGGCACTGTTAAATAA
- the aroF gene encoding 3-deoxy-7-phosphoheptulonate synthase codes for MEMQTMQTSPSTQIVNVGGFDIGGPQFTVIAGPCSIESYDQFLETAKGVKASGAHILRGGIWKMRTSSKAFQGLGSSSFDFIKAVCKETNMTLISEVTDARQIEEIYDMVSCFQVGSRNMHNYSLLKELGMQKKPVMLKRGFAALIEEWVKAAEYITAGGNPNVILCERGIRTFETATRNTLDINAVAFAKRNTHLPVIVDPSHAVGIRALVPDLAYAAAAVGADGIIVEVHPRPAEALSDGMQALTLNDFKVMMNKLERILTAVDKPLHKELVYAN; via the coding sequence ATGGAAATGCAAACTATGCAAACAAGTCCCTCAACCCAAATTGTCAATGTCGGTGGGTTCGATATTGGGGGTCCCCAATTCACAGTGATCGCTGGGCCATGCTCCATCGAAAGCTATGATCAATTTTTGGAAACTGCGAAAGGTGTAAAAGCTTCAGGCGCGCACATCTTGCGTGGTGGTATTTGGAAGATGCGCACATCTTCTAAAGCGTTCCAAGGTTTGGGATCTTCCTCTTTTGATTTCATTAAAGCGGTTTGCAAAGAAACCAATATGACTTTGATTTCTGAAGTCACTGATGCACGCCAAATCGAAGAAATCTATGACATGGTTTCGTGCTTCCAAGTTGGTTCACGCAACATGCATAACTATTCTTTGCTTAAAGAATTAGGCATGCAGAAAAAACCTGTGATGTTAAAGCGCGGTTTCGCAGCTTTAATCGAAGAATGGGTGAAAGCAGCGGAGTACATCACTGCAGGCGGAAACCCGAATGTAATTTTATGTGAACGCGGTATTCGTACTTTTGAAACTGCGACTCGCAACACGCTTGATATCAATGCTGTCGCTTTCGCTAAACGCAACACTCACCTTCCGGTGATTGTGGATCCTTCCCACGCTGTTGGAATTCGCGCCTTGGTTCCAGATCTTGCTTACGCAGCTGCGGCTGTGGGAGCTGATGGTATCATCGTAGAGGTTCACCCTCGTCCAGCAGAAGCTCTTTCTGATGGCATGCAGGCTCTGACTTTGAATGACTTCAAAGTTATGATGAATAAGCTTGAAAGAATTTTGACTGCTGTTGACAAACCTCTTCATAAGGAGCTGGTTTATGCAAACTAA
- a CDS encoding chorismate-binding protein, with product MPPLLKASWQEPAKNDFSKALLQIQKRIHDGEIQKAVPVVFARSSQKVLREEKAQMILSLLKAPANLYVYGFWQSENGLLGATPEVLFDYSNQVLKTMALAGTCPKNEAAHRESLLADKKEMQEHGLVLEDILEVLKDLGEAKTRGPYIAELPTLYHLKTDIEIHCNQDPDFISLVNNLHPTPALGVAPRGFGYKWMKELPGQESRKAFGAPFALLTRKEALCLVAIRNLQWNNTECMIGSGCGVLAASELEREWQELYQKRLSVRKILGLEA from the coding sequence GTGCCCCCCTTACTGAAAGCGTCTTGGCAAGAGCCTGCAAAAAACGACTTTAGCAAAGCCCTTTTGCAGATCCAAAAACGCATTCATGACGGAGAAATTCAAAAAGCCGTGCCCGTTGTTTTCGCAAGATCTTCACAAAAAGTTTTGCGCGAAGAAAAAGCACAGATGATTTTGAGCTTACTGAAAGCGCCGGCGAATCTTTATGTCTATGGTTTTTGGCAAAGTGAAAATGGTCTATTGGGGGCGACCCCGGAAGTCTTATTTGATTATTCAAACCAGGTTTTAAAGACCATGGCCCTAGCTGGAACCTGTCCAAAAAACGAAGCTGCCCATCGAGAAAGTCTGCTGGCTGATAAAAAAGAAATGCAAGAACACGGCCTTGTCTTAGAGGATATTTTAGAAGTGCTAAAAGACTTGGGTGAAGCGAAAACCCGCGGGCCTTACATTGCAGAACTGCCGACTTTGTATCATCTAAAAACGGATATCGAGATTCACTGCAACCAGGATCCTGACTTTATCTCGCTAGTAAATAATTTGCATCCAACCCCTGCTTTAGGGGTGGCTCCGCGCGGGTTCGGTTACAAATGGATGAAGGAATTGCCTGGCCAGGAAAGCCGAAAAGCATTCGGGGCACCCTTTGCACTTTTGACTCGCAAAGAAGCTCTCTGTCTTGTAGCCATTCGCAATTTACAGTGGAATAATACCGAATGCATGATTGGTTCAGGTTGCGGGGTGCTTGCTGCCAGCGAGCTTGAACGGGAATGGCAAGAGTTGTATCAAAAACGTCTGTCTGTAAGAAAGATTTTGGGGCTTGAAGCATGA